The proteins below are encoded in one region of Cyprinus carpio isolate SPL01 unplaced genomic scaffold, ASM1834038v1 S000006768, whole genome shotgun sequence:
- the LOC122144825 gene encoding LOW QUALITY PROTEIN: uncharacterized protein LOC122144825 (The sequence of the model RefSeq protein was modified relative to this genomic sequence to represent the inferred CDS: substituted 1 base at 1 genomic stop codon), with translation MDSASGSPFQTAVEHQGVLLGKHEEDISAACPTRRRDFGRPDVRAVQPGPQPPPPAFRLSFARWFSPSLQPVTYAKERAKVAFVLSLLHGRAREWGTANWETEAECISSFERFKEEMIRFFDRSAYGEEAFPSAFHTSGLSPEVRDEVLVREIPARLDDLIDLAIRVERRFDQRRRAHRLEDTLFSPPRVSPSHSEPEPMQLGGLRISSKERQRSQRSPVGGGLLASATTKTIPSVSRTTLPAHLQWAGSSASCAALIDSGAEGNFVDEEWALQQVLGHPWLELHNPHIDWAKGRRREIWLGYRRSITICGGVFSRSRAMSLPPHRPYDCAIDLRPGTTPPRGRLYSLSAPEREALENYLSESLSAGTIVPSSSPAGAGFFFVKKKDGSLRPCIDYRGLNDITVKNRYPLPLMSSAFDILQGAKVFTKLDLRNAYHLVLIREGDEWKTAFKHPLGHFEYRVLPFGLVNAPAVFQALINDVLRDMLNLFVFVYLDDILIFSPSLQIHVQHVRRVLQRLLENRLFVKAEKCSFHASSITFLGSVISAEGISMDPTKVQAVLDWPVPDSRVSLQRFLGFANFYRRFIRNFSQVAAPLTALTSVKSRFGWSGSAQEAFLTGXRPIFTSAPILLTPDSSRQFIVEVDASEVGVGAVLFPAVSVG, from the exons ATGGACTCAGCGAGTGGCAGCCCGTTCCAGACCGCCGTTGAGCACCAGGGCGTCCTCCTTGGGAAGCATGAGGAGGACATCTCCGCTGCCTGCCCGACACGCCGTCGGGACTTTGGCCGCCCAGATGTCCGAGCTGTCCAGCCAGGTCCAcaacctccgcctccagccttcCGCCTCTCATT TGCGAGGTGGTTTTCCCCCTCGCTCCAGCCCGTCACATATGCTAAGGAGAGGGCCAAGGTTGCTTTCGTTCTTTCACTCCTCCACGGGCGGGCTCGCGAGTGGGGAACGGCCAACTGGGAGACTGAGGCGGAGTGCATCTCAAGCTTTGAGCGCTTCAAGGAGGAGATGATCCGGTTCTTCGACCGCTCCGCCTACGGAGAGGAGGCTTTCCCGTCGGCTTTCCACACTTCG GGTTTGTCTCCAGAGGTGCGGGACGAGGTCCTCGTCCGTGAGATCCCCGCCCGGCTCGACGACCTTATCGACCTGGCCATCCGTGTGGAGAGACGTTTTGATCAACGCCGTCGTGCTCATCGCCTGGAGGATACTCTCTTCTCGCCGCCTCGTGTCAGCCCCTCCCACTCAGAGCCTGAACCCATGCAGCTGGGTGGTCTGCGTATCTCATCTAAGGAGCGTCAGAGGAG CCAGCGCTCGCCAGTAGGAGGAGGGTTACTGGCGAGCGCTACCACTAAGACCATCCCTTCCGTTTCCCGCACGACACTGCCAGCGCATCTCCAGTGGGCGGGGTCGTCAGCCTCCTGTGCGGCCTTGATCGATTCTGGGGCCGAGGGAAACTTTGTGGATGAAGAGTGGGCGCTCCAACAAG TACTGGGGCACCCTTGGTTAGAACTTCACAATCCGCACATTGACTGGGCGAAGGG gaggagacgGGAGATCTGGCTGGGGTACCGGAGGAGTATCACGATTTGCGGGGGGGTTTTCAGTCGTTCCCGAGCCATGTCTCTTCCGCCCCATCGCCCGTATGACTGCGCTATTGATCTCCGCCCGGGGACCACGCCCCCTCGGGGTAGGCTCTACTCTCTTTCCGCTCCCGAACGGGAGGCTTTAGAGAATTATTTATCTGAGTCCCTCAGCGCCGGCACAATCGTTCCTTCCTCGTCGCCTGCCGGCGCCGGATTCTTTTTTGTCAAGAAGAAAGACGGCTCTTTGCGCCCATGCATAGATTATCGGGGGCTGAACGACATCACTGTTAAGAATCGTTACCCACTGCCgctgatgtcttcagcctttgaTATCCTGCAGGGGGCAAAGGTCTTTACCAAGCTCGACCTACGTAACGCTTACCATCTCGTACTAATTcgggagggggacgagtggaagaccgcCTTTAAACACCCCCTCGGCCACTTCGAGTATAGGGTTCTTCCCTTCGGATTGGTTAACGCCCCCGCTGTCTTTCAAGCCCTGATCAATGACGTCCTTCGGGATATGCtcaatttattcgtttttgtctatctcgatgacattttgattttttcgCCCTCTCTCCAGATTCACGTGCAGCACGTTCGCCGCGTTCTCCAACGTTTGCTCGAGAATCGACTCTTTGTTAAGGCCGAGAAGTGCTCCTTTCATGCTTCGTCTATAACGTTTCTAGGCTCTGTTATCTCAGCAGAGGGGATCAGTATGGACCCTACCAAGGTTCAGGCCGTGCTCGATTGGCCCGTCCCTGATTCTCGTGTCTCGCTACAGCGCTTTCTCGGTTTTGCTAATTTCTATCGCCGCTTTATACGCAACTTCAGCCAGGTGGCCGCGCCGCTCACCGCCCTCACTTCGGTTAAGTCTCGCTTCGGCTGGTCCGGTTCTGCGCAGGAGGCGTTTTTGACCGGCTAAAGACCCATTTTTACGTCCGCGCCTATCCTCCTCACTCCAGATAGCTCAAGACAGTTTATCGTTGAGGTCGACGCCTCCGAGGTAGGGGTGGGAGCCGTTCTTTTCCCAGCGGTCAGCGTCGGATAA